Proteins co-encoded in one uncultured Draconibacterium sp. genomic window:
- a CDS encoding NCS2 family permease: MIDKYFNISGRGSSFKKEIIGGATTFLTMAYIIFVNPSILGDAGMDRNALITVTIVASLIGTLLAGVWAKVPYAMAPGMGLNAFFTYTLVLGAGVEWQTALGVVFISGVIFLALTVTGIRTKIIHTIPLALRLATGAGIGLFISFIGFKNMGLVVADPATYVALGEFTPTLLIGLAGLLITAILEVKKVRGGIFYGIIITTIIAIVAGEVQAPESFVSMPPSMSPLLFKLDILSALSFGLIGAVFSFMFVDLFDSVGTIVACSYEAGFVDKDGKVENVDRILEADAVATVAGSLLGTSTTTTYIESASGIANGAKTGFASIITAGLFFLALFFAPLIGIVPGYATAPALIIVGVYMFKNIKQVNFADFSEAIPAFLTIVLMPLTYSISIGLSFGFISYVVLKAVAGKYKDVSWLMWFIALLSVMNLWFGV; encoded by the coding sequence ATGATCGATAAATATTTTAATATCAGTGGCCGTGGTTCCTCTTTCAAAAAGGAGATTATTGGTGGGGCAACTACTTTTTTAACTATGGCCTACATCATTTTTGTAAACCCATCGATTTTGGGCGATGCAGGAATGGATAGAAATGCACTGATTACGGTTACAATTGTAGCCTCTTTAATTGGTACACTTTTGGCCGGTGTTTGGGCCAAAGTACCTTATGCCATGGCTCCCGGAATGGGATTGAACGCCTTTTTTACCTACACGCTTGTGTTGGGTGCCGGTGTTGAGTGGCAAACAGCTCTTGGAGTAGTATTTATTTCTGGAGTAATATTCCTGGCGCTCACGGTTACGGGTATTCGAACAAAAATTATTCATACTATTCCGCTGGCACTGCGTTTGGCAACCGGAGCTGGTATTGGATTATTTATCTCTTTCATTGGCTTTAAAAACATGGGCTTGGTTGTTGCCGACCCAGCAACTTATGTTGCTTTAGGTGAGTTTACCCCAACCTTGCTGATTGGATTGGCCGGTTTACTGATTACTGCCATTCTGGAAGTGAAAAAAGTACGTGGTGGAATCTTCTACGGAATTATTATTACAACTATAATTGCAATAGTTGCCGGCGAAGTTCAGGCTCCTGAATCGTTTGTTTCTATGCCTCCATCAATGAGCCCGCTTTTATTTAAACTGGATATTTTATCGGCACTTAGCTTTGGTTTAATTGGTGCGGTTTTCTCGTTTATGTTTGTCGATCTGTTTGATTCGGTAGGGACTATTGTAGCCTGTTCGTACGAGGCTGGTTTTGTTGACAAAGACGGTAAAGTTGAAAATGTAGATCGTATTCTTGAAGCTGATGCTGTTGCAACTGTTGCAGGATCGCTGTTGGGAACAAGTACTACTACTACTTATATTGAATCTGCTTCGGGTATTGCTAACGGTGCTAAAACAGGTTTTGCGTCTATAATTACCGCAGGCTTATTCTTTTTAGCTTTGTTCTTTGCGCCGCTTATTGGTATTGTACCGGGTTACGCAACGGCACCTGCATTGATAATCGTTGGAGTGTACATGTTCAAGAATATCAAACAAGTTAATTTTGCTGATTTCTCGGAAGCTATTCCGGCATTTCTTACCATTGTTTTAATGCCTTTAACTTACAGTATTTCTATTGGTTTATCGTTTGGGTTTATCTCGTATGTTGTGTTGAAAGCAGTGGCCGGTAAGTATAAAGATGTTTCGTGGCTGATGTGGTTTATTGCCTTGTTATCGGTAATGAATCTTTGGTTTGGAGTATAA
- the atpG gene encoding ATP synthase F1 subunit gamma yields MAGLKEIRTRIASVKTTRQVTSAMKMVSAAKLKKAQDAILQIRPYAEKLQEILTSLSSSLENVEDSAYTQTREPKKVLLILVSSNRGLCGGFNSNISKKAIEVANTKYAQQLQLGNLDFMCIGKQGARQLKHRGYKVVADENDLFDALTFDNVSSVAEECMKSFADKNYDRIELVYNQFKNAAVQVQAAEQFLPVKMEESENNDNFDFIYEPSKEHIIQELIPRSLKIQFYKALLDSNAAEHGARMTAMHQATDNASDLIGSLTLEYNKARQAAITGEILEIVSGAEALNG; encoded by the coding sequence ATGGCTGGATTAAAAGAAATACGCACTCGAATAGCATCGGTAAAAACTACCCGGCAGGTAACCAGTGCCATGAAAATGGTTTCGGCAGCCAAGCTAAAAAAAGCGCAGGATGCCATTCTTCAAATCAGACCGTATGCAGAAAAACTGCAAGAGATTCTGACTTCGCTGAGTTCCAGCCTGGAAAATGTTGAGGATTCGGCTTACACACAAACACGCGAACCTAAAAAGGTACTTTTGATACTGGTGTCTTCAAACCGCGGTTTATGTGGTGGTTTTAACAGCAATATCTCTAAAAAAGCCATTGAGGTGGCCAACACAAAATATGCACAACAATTGCAATTAGGCAACCTTGATTTTATGTGCATCGGAAAACAGGGAGCACGCCAGCTAAAACACCGCGGATACAAAGTTGTGGCCGACGAAAATGATTTGTTCGATGCGCTTACATTTGATAATGTTTCGAGTGTTGCCGAAGAATGCATGAAATCGTTTGCCGACAAAAACTACGACCGCATTGAACTGGTATACAACCAATTTAAAAATGCTGCTGTTCAGGTTCAGGCTGCCGAACAGTTTCTCCCGGTTAAAATGGAAGAAAGTGAAAATAATGACAACTTCGATTTCATTTACGAACCATCAAAAGAGCATATTATACAGGAGCTTATTCCGCGTTCGTTAAAAATTCAGTTTTACAAAGCTTTACTTGATTCGAATGCTGCCGAACACGGCGCCCGAATGACGGCTATGCATCAGGCAACTGATAACGCCTCTGATCTTATCGGATCGCTTACTTTGGAATACAACAAAGCACGTCAGGCAGCCATTACAGGAGAAATTCTGGAAATTGTAAGTGGTGCCGAAGCGTTAAATGGATAA
- a CDS encoding polymer-forming cytoskeletal protein: protein MAKQNTRTFGETSDQAINILGEGTLIKGDISASSDIRIDGQLIGNLEAKGRVVIGPKGKIDGQVKCKNVEIVGFIKGKVFVDELLNMKAASKIEGDIVAGKLAIEPGATFSGTCAMGGASSPVKEDAKEKTV from the coding sequence ATGGCGAAACAAAACACAAGAACGTTTGGAGAAACCTCCGATCAAGCGATTAACATATTAGGGGAAGGAACACTCATAAAAGGCGACATTTCGGCAAGTAGCGACATCCGCATCGATGGGCAACTGATTGGAAACCTGGAAGCAAAAGGCAGGGTTGTAATTGGCCCAAAAGGCAAAATTGATGGCCAGGTAAAATGCAAAAATGTAGAGATTGTCGGTTTTATAAAAGGAAAAGTTTTTGTTGATGAGCTTTTAAACATGAAAGCCGCGTCAAAAATTGAAGGCGACATTGTTGCCGGAAAACTGGCCATTGAACCCGGAGCAACCTTTTCCGGCACCTGCGCCATGGGAGGAGCCAGTTCCCCCGTAAAAGAAGATGCAAAAGAAAAAACCGTATAA
- the atpB gene encoding F0F1 ATP synthase subunit A: protein MLKLTKAIFILFAFSLLGYGQLQAQDGHQEEKTQLTENHSEENEAHASDAHEKGKFNAGEFVIDHVSDSYDWHVTSFGDKHISIPLPIIVYSKHPELHDGQAFHVFLSSKFHHGHNAYKGFRISESEELKGKVVELDAAGHEIGTPIDISITKTIAGILISVIILMWLVFATARLAKKNKGKAPTGVQNLLEPIIFFIRDEVAKPVIGEDKYEKYLPFLLTLFFFILISNLMGLIPFPPFGTNVTGNIAVTMVLALFTFFITTINGNKHYWKEIYNPDVPWWLKFPIPLMPIVELTGVITKPFVLMVRLFANMLAGHLIVMVFVSLIFVFGGLFGSAVGLAASPVSIAFSVFILLLDVLVSFIQAYVFTLLSALYFGMATADHH from the coding sequence ATGCTTAAGCTTACCAAAGCAATCTTCATATTATTTGCCTTTTCGTTATTAGGTTATGGCCAACTTCAGGCTCAGGACGGACACCAGGAAGAAAAGACACAGCTGACAGAAAATCATTCAGAAGAAAACGAAGCACATGCTTCAGACGCACACGAGAAAGGAAAGTTTAATGCGGGAGAATTTGTGATCGATCACGTATCCGATTCGTACGACTGGCATGTCACCTCTTTTGGCGATAAACACATTAGCATTCCTCTTCCGATAATTGTTTACAGCAAACACCCCGAGCTACACGACGGACAAGCATTTCATGTATTTTTATCATCGAAATTTCATCACGGGCACAACGCCTACAAAGGTTTCCGAATCTCGGAAAGCGAAGAATTAAAAGGCAAAGTAGTTGAGCTGGATGCCGCAGGGCATGAAATTGGAACCCCCATCGATATTTCAATAACAAAAACTATTGCCGGTATTTTAATATCGGTAATTATTTTAATGTGGCTGGTTTTTGCAACAGCAAGGCTGGCGAAAAAGAACAAAGGAAAAGCGCCAACAGGTGTACAAAATCTTTTAGAACCGATTATCTTTTTTATCCGCGACGAAGTGGCAAAACCCGTAATTGGCGAGGATAAATACGAAAAATACTTACCATTTCTACTCACCCTTTTCTTTTTTATCCTGATATCGAATTTGATGGGGTTGATTCCCTTTCCGCCCTTTGGGACAAATGTTACCGGGAACATTGCAGTAACAATGGTATTGGCATTGTTTACCTTTTTTATAACAACTATAAATGGAAACAAACACTATTGGAAAGAGATTTATAATCCAGATGTTCCATGGTGGTTAAAATTCCCTATTCCGTTAATGCCTATCGTTGAGTTGACGGGGGTTATTACAAAACCATTTGTTCTTATGGTCCGACTTTTTGCAAACATGCTTGCCGGCCACTTAATTGTAATGGTTTTTGTTAGCCTCATTTTTGTATTCGGCGGTTTATTCGGGTCTGCTGTAGGTTTAGCAGCCAGCCCTGTGTCCATCGCATTTTCGGTATTTATATTACTACTCGATGTTTTAGTATCATTTATTCAAGCGTATGTTTTCACACTGCTTTCGGCGCTCTATTTTGGAATGGCGACAGCAGATCATCATTAA
- the atpA gene encoding F0F1 ATP synthase subunit alpha: protein MANIKPAEVSEILKQQLEGFKSAAELEEVGTVLQVGDGIARIYGLSNVESNEMIEFENGMKGIVLNLEEDNVGAVLLGPTEEIKEGDTVKRTRRIASINVGEGLLGRVVNTIGEAIDGKGAISGELFEMPLERKAPGVIFRQPVKEPLQTGLKAVDAMIPIGRGQRELIIGDRQTGKTAVAIDTIINQREFYEQGNPVYCIYVAVGQKGSTVANIAATLEKAGAMAYTVIVTATASDPAALQFYAPYAGAAIGEYFRDTGRHALIIYDDLSKQAVSYREVSLLLRRPPGREAYPGDVFYLHSRLLERAAKIIESDEVAKDMNDLPECLKDKVKGGGSLTALPIIETQAGDVSAYIPTNVISITDGQIFLESNLFNSGIRPAINVGISVSRVGGSAQIKSMKKISGTLKLDQAQFRELEAFAKFGSDLDAATMRVLDKGRKNVEILKQGQYSPVKVEHQAAIIYCGTNELLRNVPIGKVKEFEADFLETMEMSHRSILDELKTGKLTPEIEETIRKVAAETAEKYK, encoded by the coding sequence ATGGCTAATATAAAACCTGCTGAAGTATCTGAAATTCTGAAGCAACAACTCGAAGGATTTAAATCGGCAGCCGAACTAGAAGAAGTTGGTACCGTACTACAGGTTGGTGACGGTATTGCACGTATTTATGGACTTTCGAACGTGGAATCGAATGAGATGATCGAATTCGAAAACGGAATGAAAGGCATTGTATTAAACCTGGAAGAAGACAATGTTGGTGCTGTACTTTTAGGTCCTACAGAAGAAATTAAAGAAGGTGATACCGTAAAACGTACACGCCGTATTGCATCGATTAATGTTGGTGAAGGCTTGCTTGGCCGTGTGGTAAATACCATTGGTGAAGCAATTGATGGAAAAGGAGCAATAAGCGGCGAACTTTTTGAAATGCCTTTGGAAAGGAAAGCGCCGGGTGTAATCTTCCGTCAGCCGGTAAAAGAACCGCTGCAAACAGGATTGAAAGCTGTTGATGCGATGATTCCGATCGGCCGTGGTCAGCGTGAGTTGATTATTGGCGACCGCCAGACAGGGAAAACAGCAGTAGCCATCGATACCATTATTAACCAACGTGAATTCTACGAGCAAGGAAATCCGGTTTATTGTATATATGTGGCAGTTGGGCAGAAAGGTTCTACTGTTGCAAATATTGCCGCCACGCTTGAAAAAGCCGGTGCAATGGCCTATACAGTAATTGTTACGGCAACCGCATCTGATCCTGCCGCATTGCAGTTTTACGCGCCATATGCAGGTGCTGCTATCGGCGAATATTTCCGCGATACCGGTCGCCATGCATTAATTATTTACGATGACTTATCGAAACAAGCCGTTTCGTATCGTGAGGTGTCGCTATTGCTTCGTCGTCCACCGGGCCGTGAAGCTTATCCGGGTGATGTTTTCTATTTGCACTCACGCTTGTTGGAACGTGCAGCAAAAATTATCGAATCGGATGAAGTTGCAAAAGACATGAACGACTTGCCCGAATGTTTAAAAGATAAAGTAAAAGGTGGCGGTTCGTTAACCGCACTTCCTATTATTGAAACGCAGGCTGGTGACGTTTCGGCATATATTCCAACCAACGTTATTTCAATTACCGACGGACAGATCTTCCTGGAATCGAACCTGTTTAACTCGGGTATTCGCCCGGCAATTAACGTAGGTATTTCCGTATCGCGTGTTGGTGGTAGTGCTCAGATTAAATCGATGAAAAAGATTTCAGGAACTTTGAAACTCGACCAGGCGCAATTCCGCGAATTGGAAGCGTTTGCTAAATTCGGTTCCGATTTGGATGCCGCAACAATGCGTGTTCTTGATAAAGGACGTAAAAACGTAGAAATCCTGAAACAGGGACAGTATTCTCCTGTTAAAGTCGAGCATCAGGCAGCAATTATCTATTGCGGAACCAACGAGTTACTTCGTAATGTACCAATTGGTAAGGTGAAAGAATTTGAAGCCGATTTCCTTGAAACTATGGAAATGTCTCACCGTTCGATTCTTGATGAGCTAAAGACAGGAAAACTTACTCCTGAAATTGAAGAGACCATTAGAAAAGTGGCTGCAGAAACAGCAGAGAAATATAAATAA
- a CDS encoding nuclear transport factor 2 family protein has protein sequence MKNFAVLLILTLLASTSFAQKKNGTVFNEHETIDVTRDFWDAVKNGDTEKVKTFFADSIMIVRNGNDWKTSAENFSKNTSYWTNNFVNFNVEDTPGAYPDAIEYKDGKMWVQDWLLLTGTNEKTGINLDLHMHCLYAFNDDGKIAAFFQYFNNNVFEDIRNAQTTRENGKVYINHPHIATVRKLLNTYVAEDVEGLKGFFTEDAIFSSLAGGYDETMNLEERAADVASHFATRKDIHFEQVGYPDCIFYELNNGYVVYSWWNYSYTDEESGKKVEMPLMLSHSFNDEGKIVREMAYFSTNHITD, from the coding sequence ATGAAAAATTTTGCTGTATTGTTAATCTTAACCCTCCTTGCAAGTACATCATTCGCTCAAAAGAAAAATGGAACAGTGTTTAATGAACACGAAACCATAGACGTAACAAGAGACTTTTGGGATGCCGTTAAAAATGGTGACACTGAAAAAGTAAAAACCTTTTTTGCCGACTCGATAATGATTGTACGGAACGGTAATGATTGGAAAACCTCGGCTGAAAACTTTAGCAAAAACACGAGTTACTGGACCAATAACTTTGTGAATTTTAATGTTGAAGATACCCCCGGTGCCTATCCTGATGCAATAGAATATAAAGACGGAAAAATGTGGGTTCAGGACTGGCTACTGCTCACCGGAACAAACGAAAAAACAGGTATAAATCTGGATTTGCACATGCACTGCTTATACGCCTTTAACGACGACGGAAAAATAGCCGCCTTTTTTCAATATTTTAATAATAATGTTTTCGAAGACATACGGAATGCACAAACTACCCGCGAAAATGGAAAGGTGTACATCAACCATCCTCACATAGCAACAGTTAGAAAATTGCTTAACACCTATGTTGCTGAAGATGTAGAAGGCTTAAAAGGATTCTTTACAGAAGACGCCATTTTCAGTAGTTTGGCCGGTGGCTACGATGAAACTATGAACCTGGAAGAAAGAGCTGCAGATGTTGCCAGCCATTTTGCCACCAGAAAAGATATCCATTTCGAGCAGGTCGGATACCCGGATTGTATTTTTTACGAACTAAATAATGGCTATGTAGTTTATTCGTGGTGGAATTATTCGTATACCGATGAAGAAAGCGGTAAGAAAGTGGAGATGCCTTTAATGCTTTCCCATTCGTTTAACGATGAAGGAAAAATAGTTCGGGAAATGGCTTATTTCAGTACAAATCATATAACAGATTAA
- a CDS encoding beta-ketoacyl-ACP synthase III, translating into MANIRAAITGVGAYLPEYRLTNEEISKMVDTTDEWIMQRIGIKERRILKEEGKATSDMGARAVENLLEKTGTSPGEVDLLICATITPDMNLPATANIIANKTNIHNAWSFDLNAACSGFIFSLSTATQFIESGRYKKVVIVAAEKMSAIINYEDRTTCPLFGDGAAAVLIEPTSEDLGVIDYINRVDGLGRHHLHIKAGGSLKPASEETIKNKEHYLYQEGQAVFKAAVSSMADVAVEIMEKHNISSKDVAWLVPHQANMRIIEATARRMGISKDQVMINIRKYGNTTAATIPLCLWDYEKQLKKGDNIILAAFGAGFTWGSTYLKWAYDSK; encoded by the coding sequence ATGGCTAACATCAGGGCAGCAATTACAGGAGTTGGAGCCTACCTCCCGGAATACCGGTTAACAAACGAAGAAATCAGTAAAATGGTTGACACCACGGACGAGTGGATCATGCAGCGAATCGGAATCAAGGAGCGAAGGATATTAAAGGAAGAAGGAAAAGCCACCAGCGACATGGGAGCAAGGGCAGTAGAGAACTTGCTGGAAAAAACAGGCACATCGCCAGGAGAAGTTGATCTATTAATTTGTGCTACCATTACACCTGACATGAACCTTCCGGCAACAGCCAATATTATAGCAAACAAAACAAATATTCATAACGCCTGGAGTTTCGATTTAAATGCTGCTTGCTCAGGATTTATTTTTTCACTGTCAACAGCAACACAGTTTATCGAATCGGGGCGCTACAAAAAAGTAGTAATTGTTGCCGCCGAAAAAATGTCGGCTATCATTAATTACGAAGACCGCACAACCTGTCCGCTATTTGGCGATGGAGCTGCAGCTGTACTGATTGAACCTACGTCAGAAGACCTTGGAGTTATCGACTACATAAACCGCGTTGACGGTTTGGGACGCCATCATCTGCACATTAAAGCCGGCGGATCGTTAAAACCGGCTTCGGAAGAAACAATTAAAAACAAAGAGCACTACTTATACCAGGAAGGACAAGCTGTTTTTAAAGCGGCAGTATCGAGCATGGCTGATGTTGCCGTTGAAATTATGGAAAAACACAACATCAGTTCTAAAGATGTTGCATGGCTTGTTCCACATCAGGCCAACATGCGTATTATCGAAGCTACCGCCCGACGAATGGGGATTAGCAAAGACCAGGTAATGATCAATATCCGCAAATACGGAAATACCACGGCAGCTACAATTCCGCTTTGTTTGTGGGACTACGAGAAGCAACTGAAAAAAGGCGATAACATTATTCTTGCTGCCTTTGGTGCCGGATTTACCTGGGGAAGCACCTATTTAAAATGGGCTTACGATTCGAAGTAA
- a CDS encoding AtpZ/AtpI family protein yields the protein MQKKKPYKTKANSFIRYSSLGFEMMAIIGGFTFLGYKIDQWMNNEFKGFTLALVLFGVIASITYGLRNLLKLDKKSKKPKNK from the coding sequence ATGCAAAAGAAAAAACCGTATAAAACCAAAGCTAATTCGTTTATTCGATACTCCAGCCTCGGTTTCGAAATGATGGCCATTATCGGGGGATTTACTTTTCTTGGTTACAAGATCGACCAATGGATGAATAACGAATTTAAAGGTTTTACACTCGCACTAGTACTATTTGGGGTTATTGCATCTATTACTTATGGTTTAAGAAATTTGTTGAAACTGGATAAAAAATCAAAAAAGCCAAAAAATAAATGA
- a CDS encoding DUF5020 family protein — protein MKKVLLAMAFVAFMFSVNAQNVQLHYDFGEGRKMLTSTVEMFRPDAYGSTFFFIDMDYGADGTGIDNGISLAYWEIARAFKWKETQKYMPRVEYNGGTMKLAPEAAPWVPIENCWLAGVERTWASADFSKILTLQANYKYIKDKEDAAFQLTAVWTVQMAEGKFTFTGFADFWKEEMYWGTDYRFLTEPQLWYNPCKNFSLGTEIELSNNFVGDKFAVKPTLAVKYTF, from the coding sequence ATGAAAAAAGTACTACTTGCAATGGCTTTTGTTGCATTTATGTTTTCTGTTAATGCTCAAAATGTACAGTTACATTACGATTTCGGCGAAGGTCGTAAAATGCTGACTTCAACAGTTGAAATGTTCCGTCCGGATGCTTACGGTTCGACATTCTTTTTCATCGACATGGATTATGGTGCTGATGGAACAGGAATCGACAATGGTATTTCGTTGGCTTACTGGGAAATTGCACGTGCTTTTAAATGGAAAGAAACACAGAAATATATGCCACGTGTGGAATATAACGGTGGAACAATGAAATTGGCACCTGAAGCTGCTCCCTGGGTTCCTATTGAAAACTGTTGGTTGGCTGGTGTTGAACGTACCTGGGCTTCGGCTGATTTTTCAAAAATTCTGACTTTACAGGCCAATTACAAATACATCAAGGATAAAGAAGATGCAGCTTTTCAGTTAACAGCTGTTTGGACTGTACAAATGGCTGAAGGTAAATTTACTTTTACCGGTTTTGCCGATTTCTGGAAGGAAGAAATGTACTGGGGAACTGACTACCGTTTCTTAACCGAACCTCAATTGTGGTATAATCCATGTAAAAACTTCTCGCTGGGTACTGAAATCGAGTTAAGCAACAATTTCGTTGGAGACAAATTTGCTGTAAAGCCAACGCTGGCTGTTAAATACACATTCTAA
- the atpH gene encoding ATP synthase F1 subunit delta, with amino-acid sequence MNQSAISVRYAKAFFSTAKEKKLLDKLKADIQLVMDICKSSQDFILLLESPIVKSSKKAALVKSIFEGKIEEISLNFLLLIVQNKREVHIPGICRNFLDLTRKDLNIKSAVLTTASEVNASSLKKVEELLEKELNATIELSAQVNPEILGGLVLRMDDKQYDASVATQLRKVKQTLLETEL; translated from the coding sequence ATGAATCAGAGCGCAATAAGTGTACGATACGCCAAAGCTTTCTTTTCAACAGCTAAAGAGAAAAAACTGCTCGATAAGCTAAAAGCCGATATCCAGTTGGTGATGGATATCTGTAAATCATCGCAAGATTTTATTCTTTTACTGGAAAGCCCCATCGTAAAATCATCAAAAAAGGCTGCCTTGGTAAAAAGTATTTTCGAAGGCAAAATTGAAGAGATCAGTCTTAATTTTTTACTGCTGATCGTTCAAAACAAACGCGAAGTACACATTCCGGGTATCTGCCGCAATTTTCTCGATCTTACCCGAAAAGACCTCAATATTAAATCAGCAGTTCTTACAACAGCATCTGAAGTTAATGCTTCCTCACTAAAAAAGGTGGAAGAACTGTTGGAAAAAGAGCTGAATGCTACTATTGAATTATCGGCTCAGGTAAATCCCGAAATTCTTGGTGGACTAGTATTGCGAATGGATGATAAACAGTACGATGCCAGCGTGGCAACCCAATTACGCAAGGTTAAACAAACCTTGTTAGAAACAGAATTATAA
- a CDS encoding ThuA domain-containing protein, protein MSFIITSTLLLVGFLFLTAQSYAVEKEQNDNALKGKKVLYVYGGWSGHEPKQSVDVLVPWLRAEGAEVTVSDNLDSYLDEELMESVDLIIQNWTLGNITNEQEKGLLKGIRNGAGFTGWHGGIGDSFRNNTEYQFMVGGQWVAHPGGIIDYSVQITDKNDPVTKGLSDFRMHSEQYYMHIDPNVKVLATTEFTSEYSSWIDECVIPVVWKKYYGNGRVFYSSLGHVMTDFEVPEAFEIMKRGIRWAAESKYAPKEKWVSPVYK, encoded by the coding sequence ATGAGCTTTATAATAACCTCCACCTTGTTGTTGGTAGGTTTTTTATTTTTAACTGCACAAAGTTATGCCGTGGAGAAAGAACAAAATGATAACGCATTGAAGGGAAAGAAAGTACTTTATGTTTATGGTGGTTGGAGTGGTCACGAACCGAAACAATCGGTTGACGTACTTGTGCCGTGGCTAAGGGCTGAAGGTGCAGAGGTAACGGTTTCTGATAATCTGGATAGCTACCTGGATGAAGAATTAATGGAATCAGTTGATTTGATTATTCAAAACTGGACACTAGGAAACATTACAAATGAGCAGGAAAAGGGCCTTTTAAAAGGCATACGGAACGGAGCTGGTTTTACGGGCTGGCACGGTGGTATAGGCGATTCGTTCAGAAATAATACCGAATACCAGTTTATGGTTGGCGGACAGTGGGTAGCGCATCCCGGTGGGATTATTGATTATTCGGTACAAATTACCGATAAAAACGATCCTGTAACAAAAGGATTAAGCGATTTTCGCATGCATTCAGAGCAGTACTATATGCATATTGATCCGAATGTAAAAGTGCTGGCAACAACTGAATTTACGTCTGAGTATTCTTCATGGATTGACGAGTGTGTTATTCCGGTGGTTTGGAAAAAATATTACGGTAACGGACGTGTATTTTACAGTTCGCTGGGTCATGTTATGACGGATTTTGAAGTACCGGAAGCGTTTGAGATTATGAAACGCGGAATCCGTTGGGCAGCAGAGAGCAAATATGCTCCTAAAGAAAAGTGGGTGAGTCCCGTTTATAAATAA
- the atpE gene encoding ATP synthase F0 subunit C, with protein sequence MLSAILTVLLQATELAGKAGGAEMGAAIGAGLAAIGAGIGIGRIGASAMEAIARQPEAIGDIRSNMIVAAALIEGVAFFAVIVCVLIIFV encoded by the coding sequence ATGTTATCAGCTATTTTAACAGTATTGCTACAAGCGACAGAGTTAGCCGGAAAAGCAGGTGGTGCCGAAATGGGAGCTGCCATTGGTGCAGGACTGGCAGCAATTGGAGCCGGTATTGGTATTGGACGTATCGGTGCCAGTGCAATGGAAGCAATTGCCCGTCAACCGGAAGCAATCGGTGACATCAGGTCAAACATGATTGTGGCCGCAGCACTTATTGAAGGTGTTGCCTTTTTTGCCGTAATTGTTTGCGTACTTATCATTTTTGTGTAG
- a CDS encoding F0F1 ATP synthase subunit B → MELINPNSGTIIWMLIIFGIVLFVLAKFAWKPILTALKEREDSIATALNSAEEAKKEVAGLKADNEKIIAEARREREAILKEAKELKDKIVAEAKHKASEEAQKAIVQARQQIEAEKTAAINDIKKQVAELSVSIAEKVIRKELSNKGEQEKMVDGLIDDIKLN, encoded by the coding sequence ATGGAATTAATAAATCCAAATTCGGGCACCATTATCTGGATGCTCATCATTTTTGGAATCGTACTCTTTGTATTGGCGAAGTTTGCATGGAAACCAATTCTTACCGCTTTAAAAGAGCGTGAAGATTCTATCGCAACTGCTTTAAATTCGGCCGAAGAAGCTAAAAAAGAAGTAGCCGGACTAAAAGCCGATAACGAAAAGATTATTGCTGAAGCACGTCGCGAAAGAGAAGCAATTCTGAAAGAGGCCAAAGAGTTAAAAGATAAAATTGTTGCCGAAGCCAAGCATAAAGCCTCTGAAGAGGCACAAAAAGCCATTGTTCAGGCACGTCAGCAAATAGAAGCTGAAAAAACAGCTGCCATTAACGATATCAAAAAACAAGTGGCAGAACTTTCGGTAAGTATTGCTGAAAAAGTGATTCGCAAAGAATTAAGCAACAAAGGTGAACAGGAAAAAATGGTTGACGGACTAATCGACGACATCAAGCTGAATTAA